A window of Camelus ferus isolate YT-003-E chromosome 1, BCGSAC_Cfer_1.0, whole genome shotgun sequence genomic DNA:
CAGTCATGGAAGGATTCAACAAAAGACTTtggaaagactttttttaaattattgaatttaTAATGTTTCAGAGTTTCCATTTAGAGGCAtacatacagttaaaaaaaatcaatttatttcacataaaacATCTTCAAACTTACCCTATTTCATTactcaataatttatttttccacaattatttttaaatacatattgttATATTGAgatttggtatatgtatacaaatatatatatgtgtatgtgtgtatatttatatataaaatatattggtaTATAagcatatgtgtatacatatatgtatatacacatacacatttttttttacttatgctTCTCCCATTACTATTTAGTCACTCATATTTGGAGTATTTTCTTATACTGACGCTTTGCCAATCTCAAGGACCAGATTAACCAAATGTAAATGCTTTTGTCTGGCTAAAATAAGCTGTCACTACCCTCTCATCAAAACATCAACAGATCCAGGTATCTTTAATATATAATTGTTTAGACTTTATTGTCTTGGACTAAGGAGTTGGGTTATGCATTAAGCAATATATTTTACAATGGTAGAAAGGTGACACTGAACTGggacaaaaatatttagaaagagtAACAACTTCGTTCATACTAGCAATAAATGGAGCTTCTCCAAGGATCTGAAACCATGCTGAGTAAAGCCTTGATGTTAAACAAGCAGACATTTCTTCTAATTGCAATAAAATGTATCAAGcaacaaaaatgaaagtaatgtaagaaaatagatatttttaaatgataacaataacagaaaaatataatctaATACACTCTAAGAAACAAAGGTGAGTGAATTACCCTGAGACTAATTCATTGACAATAACAATTACATACATGCAGATTTAGGAAGACTTTTGCCTATAAAACATGCATTCCTAACATGAATCCATTGGGTATTAgttcttttttcctgaaacatgGGGGCTTACATTTTACTATATTGATCAGATTTTTACTACAGGTTTTCATCTAGCCAACTAATATACTGGTTGGCTAGCCTATAACCAATTttcataaacagaaaagaaactgtccCATGGAATGCACCCTCCACGTGGCTATGGACCACCTGGACTCCAGAATTCCGAAGTCGAGTAACGTACATGAGCCCATCATCTCTTAAGACATCATATTGACAAGTGATGATATAGGTCAGGGGTAAATTACGCAACTTGTTGTCATCAGCTAGCAAAGGTGAAGCTTTCACATCTAGAAAACCTGGATATTTTTTAGCCAGCTCTGAACTGCCATGAGTTGGAGTCTTATAAATGTGGCCTTTCTTAAACTTCTCAGGAAGCAAAGAACTCCAGTTAACTAATTTGAACTGATGAATTGATTCCAGAGGTATATGTTGGTTAGAAAGCATTGCTTTCTCAAGTGACCTATCTGTAGTAAAATACTCACTCCAGAATCTGACCATGAGTGATTTGGACAGAATtggaaaatgtgaattttctCTATATGATGGTAAATCCATATCAAAATTCTGAAGGGCAGGATATATTAAAGACTGGACCTTGAGTTTGATCTTGACATCTGGGTCTTCTAATagctgaaaaaaatcagaatatgttGCTTAAATgaacactttaataaaaaaaaaatgcactgtaaaaaatgtattctaaaatttaaaatccttaaaaaaatacacaatattttgataaaaaataagaatcttaatatcaaataaattttagtacTAGATATTcataaattaatttacaaaacaaaaataatctgtaCCACTCTCCTCATAGGATGTGAAAGAGGATCTTTTATTATAATGTGAATTTTATACCAATATAACCTAAACTTATAATCTGAGGCATTGCATATGTTTGATCCTCTTTttcattaagaatattttaaatagctaATTATGTCAACAAGCATTGAAATGGGAAGGAGATAGCTCTGAAACTGAAGAGATGTTCAATGTTTGATAAAACTAAACCATGtggaattattaatttttaatttttttgagtaatGCTCTATCTTTTCTAGAtctagtcctttttttttcccaggagcaatagaattttaagttttcttctaagcTAATTTATCCTTCAATGTGCTTCTGCTACTGGGACAAAATGATTATTCTGTCAGTCATAAAATATGTATCTAgtaacccatttttttttattattattattgcacaGTAATGTTtgggtaaattaaaaatttcagaatttcaaaagatttttttttccaaacactaCCAACTTTAACTTGTACACACCTGAAGCACTGGTATACTCAAGAAGTGTCAAACTGATTAGCACACTAAAAAAATGGTATTGCCTGCTTATCATTTAGAGCACTGGCCAGGACTTCAGGTACAATGGTAGTGAGTTTGTAACCAATCtcaaagagaaaacttttaataACTACCCATTAAATACGACATTTCTtttaagggtttttgtttttttttttttacgtattttttcaaatttaggaaATTCTCTTCTATTCACAGCTTTCTAATGTTTCATCTTTATAGATGCTTAAAATTATCTGTAAACAATTtacttttattgagataattatataattttcttctttaaattattaaCTTGAAGAATtgtattaagaattattttaatattaaacctATCACACTCTACTAGAATAAACTCAAGATAATCATGATATATTACCCTTTTAACGTATTGCTTAATTTTGTTTGGTAGTATTTTAGTTCAGgattttgtatctatgttcataaaTGTGAATGTCTGGTATTTCCTTCTTGAACTGGCCTTGTCAGGTTAAGAATCAAGGTATATTAGCTTCTCAAAATGTAACTTTTCCAACTTTTTGGATTCCTTTTTAGAAGTAGAgctatgtctttaaaaaaaaatacttgttagaATTTGTGTTTAAAGCTGTTTGATCCTGAAGTCtgtgtggtctgtgtgtgtgcgtgtgtgtgtgtgtgtgtgtgtgtgtgtaaatatattaaaatgatcatcCAATATATTTCATGATAATAGGataatctttgttttatattttcctagagTCAGTTCTTCTTCAataaatctttccatttcaaataaatataaatgtatattattgcAGTAAAGATGTTCAAAGTATAtgctattgtattttttaaatatctgccaAGATATTTAGTTATATTCCCCTTTTCATTCCCTGTATTGGTTTATTAAGATACCCCTCTATTTTTTGGGTCAGTCTCACCAgagattaattatttttaatacttttttcaaGGAACCACATTTGGTGACTTTGTTGATCCTATTGTGTCTGTTCTATTTCACCTCTTATGTTCTCatctttctcatctcctttttctctcatttcatctttccttctactttttagaccttttttaaaaatttcatgaaatgGATGCTGACTtgttaattttagtaatttttatatatttatttaagacTGTATATTTTCCTCTGGGTACTGATACAGCTGTATTTCCTAGAGCATAatgtgtaatatttttattataatgcaGTTCAAaagattttcagattttcattgtgatttcttctttcacaTTTGGATTAATCAGGAAGGTATTTTAACTTCAAAACATATGGGGTTTTCTAGTGATATTTTATTAGTTATCCAAAGCATTATTCTAACTATGGAGAGAGACATAATCAAAACAACTTGATTTCTCAAATTCAATTGTGCATACAAATCACTTGAAATTCTTGTTACTATTCATACTATTACTTGttactattcattcattcaggaagtCTATGGTAAGACCCATGATTTTGCATCTCTAACAAGTGCCCAGATGCTGCTAATGCTGCTAGTCCACAGACTCTGCTATGCATATAGCAGGTCTATCTGGTTTCAGTCCTTTGAATTGATTGAGACTTGGTTTATGACTCCACATATGCTtggttagaaaaaatattttgtgtgtttgaaaagaatgaacattctgttgtttattattttatattcattagttCAAATTTGTTAGGCTGTTCTAACAATTACTGAAAGAGGTTAGTAAAATTCTTCCGCTATTGGtattaattagtttatttttccattaattttgcTCTGTATATTTTGAGACTATGTTACTAATTGCATATAAATTCATAGGGTTTTTCCATCTTCCAGTTGAGTGGAATTATAATTAGGAATGTTGCATGTTAACTCTAGTAATAGTTTTTTTCTAACACTATTTAATCTGATTATAAAATAACTATACTAATTAGTATTTGCATGACATATCTTTTactatcctttttctttctgcctatCTATATACCTAAATTTTACTGCATCTTGTTCACACAACTTAtgttgggtttttaaattttacccaGTTTGCCATTTTTTGTATTCTATCTGAATTTTTAGTCCacctacattaaaatttttattaatatatttggtttaagtttattaaatttatttattattgtgcaTTCTGTTTGTCTCACCTATTCCatgagttttttttcctctcttttgcaTTCTTTTGGAATATTGTTTTATCATTCCATGATATCACCCTATGATAtcttatttgtacatttttaaagaattcttttatAGGTTACACTATGGATTAAAAtcaaattcattaatttatcaGTGTCCATTATTATATCTTTATTATCTTCTTAGACAATAGAAAGTTATTAGaatactttaatattttgtttattctcttcATGTACTGGCTATTGTCATTGTGTAtattaatttctttctatttttaaatctcacaGGACACAATTGTTATTGTTTTATACAGTCAATGTTTATTTCACTTTGGTTTGTcaatatatttaccatttttttcctgctctttattCTTCCTGCCTTTTTGATACTCTGTTTGAGGTTAATATTCCTCTGCCTGAACTAATCCTCTTTAAAATCCAAAGTGACAGAGGGAGGATATGGcccagtggtaaagtgtgtgcttagtaggcatgaggtcttgggttcaatcaccagtaccttcatttaaaacaaacaaacaaacaataaaacccacataagtaaataaatctaattacccccccaaaatccCCCCCAAAAATCCAAAATGACAGTATACTGGGTTGTGAAttctcttgaatttttatttctcaaaaaatatcCTCATTTTGTCCTTAGAATAGAAGGATATATTCGTATTAGTCTTTCTCACCACATTCTTAATGTCTGTtctcattattttgtattttctatcttttaatctctctgttcaatattataaataattcttctGATCCGTCTTCCAGTTTGCTATATTGTTACATTGCAGTCAATCTATAACAAACACCTACATTGTAACACAAGGAGTGTAACCTTAATAAaaactgtggactttggatgACTATGATGTGTCAGTATaagttcattaattgtaacaaatgtaccactctgatgGGGGATGTTGATATTGGGGGAGGCTATGTATGTGTGACAGAGAGTATATTGAAAATGTCTTACctttctctcaattttgttgtgaatctaaactgctctaaaaatataaagtctttaaaaagcgTACATTGAATGTATGTTTGATGattagcattttcttttgaagttttatttgtttacttttcaaatatcTCGTATTACTTTCTATAGTTTCTTCCATGAACATATttccaacttttaaaatacattttttatttacattaaatacaTTCCATTAAAGTGTTTTTTCTAATGATAACAATATCTGAATCTgggctatatatttttttctgttaactagttcttattttcctctttgtctgTGCTTACCTTCAACTCTCTATggattattgaaataaaaaattagtttaggaataaattaaaaCCTGGGATCATGTTGCCTTCTCTTAGTGATGACCTGTATTTGTTTCTGGcaagcacacatacatatattatagTATATACTCAGGTTATATACAATATTCTGACTTCCCAATTACAGGTACTGTTATCATTTATGATTTTCTCTCAGTAAAAATGCCAGTATAGTACATAGGAAATTGTGTCagcattttacataaaaaaagtattaaagtaTGAAATTATTCTTCTCAATGTtccataaataagtaaaagaaaaatattcatatattatattcataatttaaatgtatgaatcaaaaattattaaataaaagataaaagaaaatacagtaagtgAAGATGTTGAGCATTTTACCTGCTGAGTCACGGCTGCAGCTAAATTTCCTCCAGCACTATCTCCAGAGATACCAACTCTTCTGGGATCTACACCGTAGTTTTCAAGAACGTTGGGGTGTAAAAACCATTTTAATGCAGTGTATACATCTTCAAATTGAACAGGAAAATGATACTTTGGGGCTAGTCTGTAGCTGTAGATAGAAAAACAATATTCCTCAATCACCAATTTTTAGTCACATACCAAAACAAGGTATGTACTCCTGATccaaaaccaaaagtaaaattttgtttttactaatatatttgaatgttttcTATTAACTGAAAACCGTGCTCTTCCTAATCATAAAATCTGACTGACAGTCACTAAATACTGCCATTTTTTGGTAATCAAAATGTAAAGTTTGAATGCAAAATTTCGTTCAATCTTGAGGAAAATGTCCTAGCAGTTATCTTTTCCtagctaaaaatatttatagaatgatGTTTTTGATAATTGCCAAATCTTTTTGTAAAGAATcagtcattattattacttatttgcATTTCCAGAATTACTTTTCCAGCCTTATCAAAATAGTTCAATTTCGCATGACTATTACATATTAGTCCAttaattctgcattttttaaGGTTTAAGTAGATTCTCACAGAGAATGTGTTctatagaaaattaaaacccCTCTACTTTTTCTAAAGTGTGCTCTAGAATGGACTTTGAGATATGTTCTGTCTTAACTTTCATGGTTATCTTCGGTAATGATTGCTTTCATCAATGGATTACTAGGTTCTAGGCACCATTCCAAGCACTGTTAAATGATTATAACATTTAATCCCTGTATCAATGCTGAAATatgcaaattattattatttagagttaaatatttttaagatatcacATAGTCAACAATTTGTAGAGCCTACATTTAATCCCAGTCCTCTGGCTCCAAAGTCCTCATCCTTAATATTCTGCTAATTATAGGGGAAAAAAGTCCAGAGATGGTAGTTAAGTCCATGTGATACTATAGGCTAATTTCACTTGAACAACTTCTTGACTTTCTGGCCTTTGTTCCTTCttgaaaaatgtgtgtatgtcttttctctctgatACTGGACTGGACAGTCTCTGACATTAGGTTTCTCTGTCCACACTCAGTGTCATCAGTGACAAAGATGAATTTTTGGCATAATGAGACACTCTATATAGTTGATTATATATTGATATGTAATGCATGTGGCCTAAAATCAAATCAACACAGCTCTTACTTGGTTGATACGATAACTGCATCAAGTCTGTCTGCTGTCCATCTTGATAGAAGGTCATAGCTTTCATaagctgaaataaaagaaaaaaaactggactactaatgagaattaaaaaatactgctaagagTAAAGTTTACTgtgataactttatttttctgcccGTTATCTTGAAATATTACCTAAAGAAAAATCTAATACTTGGTTCATGTTGATAAATGCACATACTCACATCTCAATAGAATGTGAATCATTCTTTTTGGTGACCCTTCAACTTGCCCTTGAATGGCTTTCCTTtccatttgctaaaatttttaattgtttatccCAAACTAGCTTTGTTTAGCTGCCTATTATGTGACTGCCATGTAGTTAGAGTCTGGGAATGCAAATTTGAAGAGATATATTCTCTAACTTTAAGGAGCTCATATCTATGGAGGTACAGGAGTAGAAATATAGGTCAAgaacaaaactacaaaaaataacTGCCTTAACTGAGGTGAGTAGAAAGTAGTGTTGAGATATAGGGAGAGATTTCTCATTAATCTTCCCAGGGGTTCTGAGTAGAATTTAGAAAGGATTTGAGTAGATTAGACACTGCaagtttgtataaatattttctatgagaagtgtgtgtgtgtgtgtgtgtattggaaATTGGCACTCACACAGGTACAAGTTTAGCAAAATAAGTTTGAGGAGGAAAGCTTTGAGTAGTGGGGCCTGTTTGAAAAACTGtggtaaaacaatttttttagaaACACAACTTTATCAACAGCAGTTAATGATACCTCTTATTGATAGTAATCAGACAGCACCTCTGTCAGTTACTTTCTGTATTCCCACTGCCAACATACAGTCTCTCCACAGAAgggcttctttttcttccctctcatAGCAAGACTtgtccctccttctctgtgtTGGCGAAACTTGGCCCTCAGATCTCTAAACTCATTTAATCTGACTGAAAGGCCTTCTGCTCAGTTGATCATCCAGACTCTACTTTCCCTTCAAGCCTCAGTGCAACTACAAGCTAAAAACCCTTTTCCTTCCCCAGCATCTTCACAACTGTTCCAAAGAATTTTGCCCCTGTTTATAGATAGAAGGGTGTCCTTTTATAACTTAAGTCTTTCATTTGGTTCTGATTTTTTTGAGAATCAGAAGTTTGCATGGTTGTGCTGGGCATTCATAGTATTTAGCACAGAATATTCCATATTAATATTCCTATTGGGTGAATGTTTAAATAAAGATTAGTGTCACGTATGGTAATTCATCATATGGTAATACAGCATTTGGATTTCTATATCTTCTGGTGGTATCTGACAGGTCTTAGTCACAAGGAATTCTTAGTCACAAGGAATGACTGTCAGTTCTTCCCTCACCATTTGAAAATAACTTCATGCCTGCACTCTCTAAGTCACCCAATCTAGAACACTGGTAATCAGAATCCCCTTTAGGCTTAGGGAACTGGgaccctgctctgggccccacacTTTAGAAGATCTGTTTGGACTTCTCTGATTGCCTGCTTCCCCATTGGGCATAAATCCAGCAGGGCAAAGTGGCATGTCTTTCCCTTGCAAACCACACTCTCAGGGTCCTGAACCTTGAGCCTTGAAcagtctttttacttttaatctgaTCCTGTCCATTGTAATATCCTACATAAAAAAAGatcctaaatgttttatttcagcaTAAAAACTAAACTATTTTTCTGGAGTACATTTGATCTGGGAAAGGGATAGAAATGttgttggagaaaaaaataaaagggagaaaaacattATTTAGTCCTTCACTGTTAAGCAGGAGATGATTGCAAGAAATCATACTATAccttaacatttaatttaaataaatgtaaagtctTTCCACCTCTATATGGGCACATTAGGAAAGCATACTTGGAAAACAATTATTGGAGCcttgaaagataaataagacatttCTAGCAATATATTAGTaacctcaaaagacaaaaatttttctgtttgccAAGGAGCTTAATCTTCATTCTGTAAAATTTGCAAGTTTGTCAGTGCACGGTAGGATCAGAAACTCTTATAATTTTtgtaacaaaaatgttttaaattctaaatgtTAATAAACTTTAGATTGAGATTTCAAAAGCTACATTAATTCAtgtttctttaatgaaaataatttcagaagcaGGAACATATTTAATTTAGATCATAATACGAGAATAGTTAATTATATTATATGAAGTGAATTTTCCATCATATCACCTTACCATTACTACCCCAACACCAGCCACCACCATGGATATAAAACAAGCCTCTTCTTAAAGATTTTGGCTTCCGTTGGGGCACATATATACGGACAGGAATGTCATTAAATGTTGTATCTCTCACAGTTACATTTTCATCTGATGTTGGTGGAACACTTTGAAACCTTGAAAAGAACATCATGGATTCCATGGAGTTGTTTAATCCCAATATTTCAGCAAACAGGGactaaaatgaaacacaaatatacacaaacaTTCTCAGTGtcaaaaatgttttgaacaaAGAAGTACACACTAATATTCAATGTGATCCCAAAGTCTTAATTATGTACTCTCAGAAAAAGCAGCCATGATACCACTGGAACATACAGAAATccaaatgctatatatatatgatgaACTACCATAAATGACACTAATCTTTATTAAACATTGACCCGATGGGAATAGTAATACGGAATATATCTTTCTGCGCTAAACAGTGTGAATGCCCAGCAGAACAAGGCAAAATTTTGATTCTCAAAAAATTCAGAGCCAAATGAAAGACTTAAGTTATAAAAGGACACCCTTCTATCTATAAACAGGGGCAAAATTCTTTGGAATAGTTGTGAAGATGCTGGGGAAGGAAAAGGGTTTTTAGCTTGTAGTTGTCCTGAGGCTTGAAGGGGAAGTAGAGTTTGGCTGATCAACTGAGCAAAAGGCCTTTCAGTTAGAGTAAATGAGTTTAGcctagagaaaaacaaaaatgtgatgaCAGAGAACTACAAGTCATTTGCTATTCCAGATTCCATGAGGATAAATGAGAGGAAAGAGTCCTTAAGTATTTAATAGAATATACtcacatatattaaaaatttaagaaacccAGAAACTATCATTAGATACACTGATACATTCATTTTGGTTAAGATTAagaatttatattaataaaaatatcttataaaGCAattgaaaagataagccacaatGTGAATAATGATACTTGCAAtactttaaataagaaaatactagtatctagaatacaaacaaactcacaaaaaataagaaacagactaACGATTTGATAGACAAAAgactttaatatttgttttatgaaagGCCTAGAATGACTGGGGCTCCAAGGAACAAAAGTACtcatttttcaagtatataatttaaaaggaatGGTTTATATGACAAGATGGTGGAATAAGCACTATTTTAATCTCCCCTTATTTCtccaaattttattaaaatgatggtAAAAGAGAAATCTTAATACAGTTATGTTAAGAAAGCaaaatacagtcagccctctataACTTAGGGTTTAGATCTCAGACTGGTTGAAACCACGTTTGCAAAACCCACTGATAGGAGGAATGACTGCATTCATTGttctatacaattttatataagatacctgagcatccacagattttggtatctgagggggCTCCTGCAACCAACCCCTGCCCCCTCTGATAATGAGACATAACTGTATGATCATAGACGCTTCTGAAAAAAAGGCTTATTATCAGGAATCATAATGACAAAAATGTTAGTTCTCCAAGCAGACATAGcaatcctaaaatgtgtatgtatacactaATAGGGCTTCATAATACAGGAAATAAGAACTgaaaaaactgaaaggagaaatagaaatatcCAGAATTATCCGTTGGAAATTGGCACTCCTATCTCATTAATTGACAAAGTAAATAGGAAAATGGTAAGcatatagaaaatttgaaaaactctATCAACCCAAAAGAATTAATCAACATATTGAGGACATTCCAATGACAGcagaaatacacattcttttcaactgc
This region includes:
- the AADAC gene encoding arylacetamide deacetylase isoform X2, whose translation is MGNVLLLYFSESLRSNIHVSRFDMTGQNSLFAEILGLNNSMESMMFFSRFQSVPPTSDENVTVRDTTFNDIPVRIYVPQRKPKSLRRGLFYIHGGGWCWGSNAYESYDLLSRWTADRLDAVIVSTNYRLAPKYHFPVQFEDVYTALKWFLHPNVLENYGVDPRRVGISGDSAGGNLAAAVTQQLLEDPDVKIKLKVQSLIYPALQNFDMDLPSYRENSHFPILSKSLMVRFWSEYFTTDRSLEKAMLSNQHIPLESIHQFKLVNWSSLLPEKFKKGHIYKTPTHGSSELAKKYPGFLDVKASPLLADDNKLRNLPLTYIITCQYDVLRDDGLMYVTRLRNSGVQVVHSHVEGAFHGTVSFLFMKIGYRLANQYISWLDENL
- the AADAC gene encoding arylacetamide deacetylase isoform X1 produces the protein MGKKFFHSLILGLLIANYIYEPLPDNVEEPWKIMLLNAIFKTTSYLSLFAEILGLNNSMESMMFFSRFQSVPPTSDENVTVRDTTFNDIPVRIYVPQRKPKSLRRGLFYIHGGGWCWGSNAYESYDLLSRWTADRLDAVIVSTNYRLAPKYHFPVQFEDVYTALKWFLHPNVLENYGVDPRRVGISGDSAGGNLAAAVTQQLLEDPDVKIKLKVQSLIYPALQNFDMDLPSYRENSHFPILSKSLMVRFWSEYFTTDRSLEKAMLSNQHIPLESIHQFKLVNWSSLLPEKFKKGHIYKTPTHGSSELAKKYPGFLDVKASPLLADDNKLRNLPLTYIITCQYDVLRDDGLMYVTRLRNSGVQVVHSHVEGAFHGTVSFLFMKIGYRLANQYISWLDENL